The sequence AACTGCTAATTCGTGGATACTCCAATCATATGGGCGCAAGACAAAAAATTGGAGGGCGAGAGTTAAGGAATGTTTCTTTGACCCGTCTAAACCAATGGAGGAGCTATTAAAGTCACCACCTCTACAACTAACCAAAAGACACTGGAGAAGACTTCTTGAATATTGGACCAGAGATAATGTGATGGTACGATATATTCTTACACTTTCATGTAGATAGACTAACCATCGTGATTTGATCTCTTCGAATACTGACCACTCTTTTCTTGTTCAGGAGATGATCGAAAAAAACAAAGCCAATAGGACTAAAAAGAAGTTTTCACAAATGACGGGGAAAAAAAGTTTTGTAAGAATTCATGAAGAACTAAAGGTAATATATCATGGGGGAATTATTTATATAGTACGTATAGCTTTTGAATATACATCGTTAATAGTTACCTCGGTTTTACTCAGTGTAGGTGTAGTTGGGAAGAGAGCCAACTAGGGTTGATATGTTTAAGGAATGTTACAAAAGCGGTGAAGGTGAATCTGCTCGTGTCTTTGTAAGTAATTTTACAAAAGTAGATCAAATATATCCTACACATGATATCAgtagatgtatatttatatatatgttaatcaCCATAAACCACTTGTGAGGTTTTTATTTCATTTGAAGTATACTTTTAGGCCGGCGATAAACGAAAATATCTATTAACCATATCTTTATTTTAATTAGTTACAAGGGTAAGCATTGCATATACTGTGATTGGGCTATACTGTGATTGGGCATTGCATATATCGAATATCAGAGTAGAATTATAATATGATAGATATCCTTTGTATAGCTCACAAATTAGTTGGCAATTTTCCATGTATATCGATGCCATCTCCTGTATATATACTGGTCATATTATTGAATCAAATATCAACGATTTACTATCTCTTTTATGCAGGAACAAATGAAAGACCTAACCGAGAAACTCGGTGATGGTGCAACTGATGCACCTGGACCAGATGATGTTTTTGCCACGGTAATGGGTAAAGCTAAAAATGGTACTGCAGAAATGTACGGTCTTGGTGTTCGCGCCAATCATTTGTGGTGTGCAGGACCTAGTCGATTATCTGTTAGTAAAGCAAATGCTCAGCTGATGTCTAGAAATGCAAAACTTGAAGAAGAAAATGCAAGGTTAAAAGCCGAGAAGAACAATGGTCCGGGTGCTCTGAATGATGGTTCGCGTGTTCATGCTAATGGTTCGGGGGATCACCATTTATGGGTATGTTTCAATTTAATAGCTTACTGTTTTTTCTACCCTTTTAGCATTCATAAATGTTTTTTTGACAACTAAATTTTAGGTCGATAAGGAAGTTTATGTAAAAAACCTTACAAACTTCGAGAACGTAGCAATAGGAAGGTTGAGGATCATTGATCCAAATACGGTTCTTAATGGAACAGAACTTAGACATGGTTGGTGTGAGGTCCATGTTCAGGCGGCCATTAAAAAAGATGAAGCTTTGTTTAGGCCATATGATTATTTGAAATGCATTCATGACGTCACTGGTACGTCTATTGCTTGGCCTGTTAAGTTAATCGAGGTATGTCCTtgttaaatttgtaataattaagaTTGATTTTTATAATGTGCACCTTTATGCTTATACATGGATGATTTAATTTGTAGTTGGTACGTGAGGATTGATCAAGATTGGATGGTGAAGGGTTGAAGAGTTTTTGTGTTTGTTAATGTGGGCCGGTTTATTAATGAATGTTTGTGTTTGAAACAATTTGTTGATACGATGTATGTGTTGGTgtgtttgaaacaatgatttgtcctgtcgtgattttattattattaaaacaatatAACTTACTGTAAATGTAATCATGTGGTGatcaatattataatttatatttaatatttgttttgtaatttaaaaatttaaaattattGTAATTGCAATGAATAATAAATTGATGCAATCAAAAGAAAACTGGATCCGAACAGGGCCCAAAAGGCCTAAATAGCTGAAGCAGGCCCGAAAGGCCCAGTAAGCTTAAACGTGGCGACAAGCCCAATTAGCATAACCGGGCACAAAAGGCCCAATTATCTGAACTGGCTTGCAAAGGCCCAATTACCATAATCTGGCCCAAAAAGCCTAATTATCTGAACTAGCCTGGAAAGGCCCAATTAACATAACCTGGCCCAAAAGGCCCAAATATCTTAACTGGCCTGGAAAGGCCCAATTATCTGAACTGGCCTAGAAAGGTTCAATTACCAAAACCTGGCCCAAAAGGCCCAATTATCTGAACTGGCCTGGAAAGGCCCAATTActataacctggcccaaaatccgaAATGGACCCGAATACCCGAACCGAATATTCGAAACTCATATGACTTGTTAGGACGCTTTTTTGTGGTACTAAGTTAACATATAGTTATATTAGGAcctttttttgtggtactaaactactatatttttataataggaCCTGTTTTTGGGtacttacatatcttttatatatattaggaccctttttttgtggtactaaactaCTAAATGTATATTAagacccttttttgtggtactaaactactatatttttataataggaCCATTTTTTGGGTACTTACATAATTTACAATTATTTTAGGACGCTTTTATTGGTACTAACATAGTTTCTCattatattagtacacttttttggGATCCTAATATGATCTAACATACAAATTTAGGCGTCATAGGACCCTTTTGTGCGTCTCAAAGTATTATAAAGTGTCCTAAAAGGTCCATTCTTTGGACCCTTTCGATGTTGTTTATAGGACTCAAATAAAAGGTCCTATAAGCGTTAGGACCCTTTTCGGTTAATACGACCGCTGTTGTTAGGTCATGCATTTTGGGGGTCCTATCAGGCAAAGGGTCCTAAGAATGGGCCTTTTAGGACTCTTATGGGGGTCCTAAGAACACAGTTTTCTTGTAGTGTGCCATTCTAATTCTCGAAAAAAATAGTGGCGTCGGCATATTGGAGATGCGATATAAGGACTTTTTCTCGCCCAACTTCAACACCCTTAAAGAGATTTCTATCAACCGCCGGTTTTGCTAGAATATTCAAACCTTCCGTGGCTATAATAAAAAGAAATGGGAATAAGGGATCTCCCTGACGAACTCCCCTTCCCAATGGGAACTCACGAGTTGGGGAACCATTAACTAACACCAAAACAGTAGCGGATTTTAGACACGACATAATCCAACCCCTCCACTTTTCACCGAACCCCATGTAACGCATAACCTCCATTAAGTAGTCCCAATTAAGGCAATCGAAGGCCTTCTCGAAATCAACCTTAAAAATTAGACCCTTTTACTTACTTGATTTGATAAACCCGAGTGTTTCATTTGCAATAAGTGCACCATCTAAAATGAATCTGCCTTTCAGAAATGCCGACTGTTCAGAACCTACAAGATCGGGTACCACCCTTCGAAGCCTATTCGAGAGAATTTTTGCGATAATTTTGTAATAACTACTAATCAAGCTTATAGGACGATAATCACTAAGACTCATCGGATCCACCTTTTTTGGAACAAGGGTATGAAGGATGCATTGCAGATTTGCAGCCCCATGAAAATTCTCCCTTTTTCCAAAACCATTGGATAGCCGCCAATAAATTAGATTTGATTATATCCCAGAACTTTTTGAAAAAAGTAGATTAAATCCATCCAGGCCCGGCGCTTTGGAACTACCACAATCATATATAgctttgttggtcccttgataacaacaggagtattgtagggggtgaatacaatttcttttaattaacttggcAATTAAACACGATTAAGTATTtaagcatgtaaattaaatagagtcacatgtaagttttcaacggtttattctttattgattgaatcataaagaattacaactatccttggcggaatgatagttggttgatacagattacctatattatagctaagaggtaaacttaaacctattacacgttttggactctaaataataaacccacaccactagtttttacaatagcggatacaacaatttatagtagtcatattgttcgtgtaattgatctattgtccactggtacataagaTGTCTGTACTTGTGAGGACAATTATGTCAGAGAGTGTActcccttctttcctctttggtagctatttgcaggaacaccccaattcggtttggcaccactatttgtttaaacaaatagaatgttgtgttccctaggcgttgacaacggataacccatgtctgcacatgcgttaaacttctgcattcccacgtggtcttgtaaggtcacttgtcagccgccgacgcgtgtccttttctgttcaactttttcttcgacttctgttgaatagtacaattgatgtagaccactcaggaaaccaccatgcttgtaatggagcatggttgtcttgtgttgtatgtTGATTACCAGATATACTGGTTCTTctcatgctgagtcacttgatattcttgatttgctgggtactcatcctgtgttgatttgaagaatacactctaccttgtgctggtagactaggcagcatactaaacacttgacacaacaatatttgctgactatacataaacaaacttgtgttggctgcacataacattttagtgcaaataattttttttttgtcataattaaatccttaattattttggggactcaacaatctccccctatttgatgatgacaaaacctatgacatgtagagaaaatactaaagccagcactaaggaacctaatgaaaataggcagtaaatttgtccctttttaagtttgttttgggatgttttgctgagttatctatatcttataacttgatatgattttgaagataaaatcatttcactttcattacaacaaagtatatacaataattacaaaacATCGTAATGAAgaatgaaataaacaaaagatacaatttaagcactagaaggctatctgtctttatctttatcttgttcatcttcagatagctcttcttctttaatTTTCTGGgcagcccaggcttcaggaaacaggAAAGGTAGCTCAGTAGGGTCATATACTggaatatgaggaggtagaatgatggtatctcttctgtgtgggccttcaccagtagatttctttcctttagacttttgagaaagaacttcttgTACATTCACTACTAGTGCATTCtcaaattttgttgctttgttgaagagctcttggagttcagGTTTAAGTGTATCTCTAATGACACTTTTACCCTTACCAATAAAATACTCCAATACCTCCATCCATTTACTGAATCCTAAGGATCTTAATTTAGCATAGTCTATCCTCTCTTGAATGTTATCTTCCCTGCTGAcactgaaagctctttttgagcctctgtgcactttgatgatcttgctgggatttgatcttctggtcatcacatcaccatacttgcccctataataatgatcagatagttctatggttcAGTCAGTTTCTACAagggcagtagcaggtgctttctcagcagcttccagttcatcaaaAGCTTTATCCTGTTCCTTGACAATAGCTCTggctaatttgagggactcagcctcttgcattctatcagcagccaatttatcTTCTTCTTCCTAAAGCCTTagcctctcagcgagttcagcatcagcatcctcccttcttttcCTTTCAACCTCTAAGCCCAAAAGATAATCATCGGTAGTATtattcagggattttgctgtttcaatcatctttctaccctcaacagttctaagggcatcactatactgccttagatccatacccagttgccgagcctcttgaaattgagctttatcttcatcagtatgtagccttcgaccactgttatttagatacacgccaatttcaataccataagtcaaggcagtgatatagagtggctgatcaagaggatgatgtagCAATCTAACTTGAcgtatcctttcagaaatagctgcttgtctttgctcaagcaattctggtacagtgacctccagcctgtaagcctctctttcatctagattcatccttcttagatctggatcaccacgggcaactgaatcatcttcccaagttgcatgtttatcatgacgttttgggtaagatggaggatacatgattgctTCTGCTATGCCTGAAGAACTCACTGAAAATTGATTAATACGTtcatcctgtgttctgttaaaataagcaagggtccggggagagataggtgattgaacaaataagtgatctcctctaCCCCAGACTGTGAAATCAACAGGATCAATCGtatcatctgtagcgacccgaccaaatcaagtTTGACGgctccgtctacttaggtcccgttacgtggtcataagtctttaaaacaacgtttgaccaaaagatatgtcgcattcattttaaatgtaaagattgttcaaagtttacgagaatagttccaccacaagttacgatacaaagttttaagtacaaatgaaacttatgcgacacaatttaaaagtagtcaaaagacgctccatgtatgcatatatactcgacatccaatgcaagtatcaaaataatgagcggaagcatgtatcatgtatcgttcaaggacctgagaaaaacatagaaatctgtcaacgaaaacgttggtgaaatcataggtttaagtaagtaagtacaagtgaaccacaagatttgcatcaatgaaataatagtaatacattccaaaagtttgtttcacgagcacccaattatcaatgcttaacatttccttccattgaaccccatcacttagtgctagaacatacactgtttctcgaaaatatatttcattcgtaaacggtagcgaaccgtttgaatgagggtttgtcaaacccatatggatccatacaacataagttctcgcttacacccagcaagtgtaactaatgataatcgaattgaggatttttgttctaaactcgtatgtagaatgtttgttttcctgtacttgtgttcacttagtaaaagaaatgtttatgttttctcatcccaaatgtaagttcaaaaagagtaaaagtgggactatgatctcaccttgagtgcacgagtagtaaagtacttcaacaagtaaacgtgtgcaaagaacaatgctagtcttgacctaaacaataggttgtatcaataacggtaagcacgataggtcaaagatgttcaattagtcctatggctcgttaagactcgatcataatagcatgtgaatcaaattgtcatgtttcatgcaaggtacaagtataaaaacatgttagaatgattgcacaattatttggt comes from Rutidosis leptorrhynchoides isolate AG116_Rl617_1_P2 chromosome 4, CSIRO_AGI_Rlap_v1, whole genome shotgun sequence and encodes:
- the LOC139840701 gene encoding uncharacterized protein; the encoded protein is MVSALGRVRVMVQCQGSCIWYNVQVDQGLVIYGYMGSGYRLWFGDRANTDPVWLKVGRWCTNHHPYGLGQHMIMAIEGIKKSSLRSSQQVEANTMRKCQFIAPNNMRKRVSVSHVSKESSSKSKSQKGHPIGTNSCQFTHFLGHLSGSYQYCPIYRPWNKVKPEKKDKLLKFLRTKFDIPLTANSWILQSYGRKTKNWRARVKECFFDPSKPMEELLKSPPLQLTKRHWRRLLEYWTRDNVMEMIEKNKANRTKKKFSQMTGKKSFVRIHEELKCRCSWEESQLGLICLRNVTKAVKEQMKDLTEKLGDGATDAPGPDDVFATVMGKAKNGTAEMYGLGVRANHLWCAGPSRLSVSKANAQLMSRNAKLEEENARLKAEKNNGPGALNDGSRVHANGSGDHHLWVDKEVYVKNLTNFENVAIGRLRIIDPNTVLNGTELRHGWCEVHVQAAIKKDEALFRPYDYLKCIHDVTGTSIAWPVKLIELVRED